In Candidatus Saccharibacteria bacterium oral taxon 488, one DNA window encodes the following:
- a CDS encoding 2,3-bisphosphoglycerate-dependent phosphoglycerate mutase has translation MGTLVISRHGESEWNLLGKWTGWTDVGLTEKGRADTVRLGALLKDIRFDEAYTSALQRTHQTLDALLEGRGRGSLPTTQAAELNERDYGDLTGKNKWEVKADIGEEAFNGIRRGWDYPVPGGETLKDVHARVVPYFEREILPKLQAGENILLVAHGNSIRALMKYLDHVPEADMAHVEMPFGQLLVYTFEPTSDLPTNKDVLSVEIEAVNA, from the coding sequence ATGGGAACATTAGTTATCAGTCGACACGGTGAAAGTGAATGGAATCTGCTCGGCAAGTGGACGGGCTGGACTGACGTGGGTCTTACGGAAAAGGGGCGAGCTGACACGGTGCGACTGGGTGCGCTACTCAAAGACATCAGGTTTGATGAGGCGTATACGTCGGCACTACAGCGGACGCACCAAACGCTGGACGCACTGCTTGAAGGGCGTGGTAGGGGTAGCTTACCGACAACACAAGCGGCCGAGCTGAACGAGCGTGACTATGGTGATCTGACCGGTAAAAATAAGTGGGAAGTCAAGGCTGATATCGGCGAGGAAGCGTTCAATGGTATCCGACGCGGCTGGGACTATCCGGTGCCAGGCGGTGAAACGCTCAAGGATGTTCATGCACGGGTTGTACCGTATTTTGAACGAGAGATTCTACCGAAACTACAGGCAGGTGAGAACATTCTATTGGTGGCGCACGGTAATTCTATCCGCGCACTAATGAAATACCTCGACCACGTGCCAGAAGCGGACATGGCGCATGTGGAAATGCCGTTTGGCCAGTTACTGGTTTACACCTTTGAGCCGACGTCTGATCTACCGACGAATAAAGACGTATTGTCGGTGGAGATTGAGGCGGTGAACGCGTAA
- the murB gene encoding UDP-N-acetylmuramate dehydrogenase: MYHMEIRTEIPLQQYTTMCLGGTARFMASATSVNEVRELYNSAKVQGIPIFVLGGGSNVIARDEGFEGAVLLNRIKGFEVLTDDGQTATIKIGAGEIWDDVVKRTVAMDLSGIEAMSAIPGTAGAAPVQNVGAYGQEVADVLTELEAYDSLTDRVVTLSAAECGFSYRHSIFRGEASGRYCILSITIKLHHAAPKPPFYAGLQRYLTNMNITTFTPQVIRDAVMAIRFDKLPDPTERPNAGSFFKNALIESWQLNELREQYPDVPCYDMPDGRHKVPTGWLIEQAGLKGALLHGMRVHDKNALVLINESATSYHDLAAARDAIIQAVYDKFHIQIQQEPLEI; the protein is encoded by the coding sequence ATGTATCATATGGAGATACGAACAGAGATTCCGTTGCAACAATATACGACGATGTGCCTCGGCGGCACAGCACGCTTTATGGCATCGGCGACGTCGGTGAATGAGGTTAGGGAGCTATATAACAGTGCCAAGGTGCAGGGTATACCGATCTTTGTCCTCGGCGGCGGCAGTAATGTCATCGCTCGCGACGAAGGGTTTGAGGGGGCGGTGTTGCTCAATCGAATCAAGGGGTTTGAAGTACTGACTGACGATGGTCAGACGGCAACGATCAAGATTGGTGCGGGTGAAATATGGGACGATGTAGTCAAGCGTACGGTCGCCATGGATCTGAGCGGCATTGAAGCGATGTCGGCTATCCCCGGTACAGCCGGCGCTGCGCCGGTGCAAAATGTCGGTGCGTATGGTCAGGAAGTTGCTGATGTGCTCACTGAGCTAGAGGCGTACGACTCACTGACTGACCGGGTGGTAACCTTGAGCGCGGCAGAGTGTGGGTTTTCGTATCGGCATAGTATTTTTCGCGGTGAGGCGAGCGGTCGCTACTGCATTCTCTCAATTACCATCAAGCTCCATCACGCAGCGCCAAAACCGCCGTTCTATGCCGGCTTGCAGCGGTATTTGACCAACATGAACATCACGACCTTTACGCCGCAGGTGATTCGTGACGCGGTGATGGCGATTCGGTTTGATAAGCTGCCTGATCCGACCGAGCGACCCAACGCTGGTTCATTCTTCAAGAACGCGCTGATCGAATCATGGCAGCTGAATGAACTTCGTGAACAGTATCCAGATGTCCCGTGCTATGACATGCCGGACGGCCGACACAAGGTACCGACGGGTTGGTTGATCGAGCAGGCTGGGCTCAAGGGGGCGTTGCTTCACGGCATGCGGGTGCACGACAAGAACGCGCTGGTATTGATCAACGAGTCGGCGACCAGCTACCACGATCTGGCGGCGGCACGTGACGCCATTATCCAGGCGGTGTACGATAAGTTCCACATCCAGATCCAGCAAGAACCGTTGGAAATTTGA
- a CDS encoding glutamine amidotransferase — MTITIIQLYPRDMNLYGDWGNTLALKKRLEWRGFTVRIIDHNPGDTTDFMAGDIFIGGGGQDAGQEIIQDDLLARADELRRLAESGVPMLMICGMYQLFGRAFTTHDGHVIRGAGILPLETYAKTERLIGNITLESEEFGQIVGYENHSGQTLLDDEVLPLGRVVRGAGNDETGQIEGARLHNIVATYLHGPILPKNPRLADFLITAALTRKGYTDKLSTLPIDRTAEHAQRVAMERGR; from the coding sequence ATGACGATCACGATTATTCAATTGTATCCGCGCGATATGAATCTCTATGGCGACTGGGGCAATACGCTGGCGCTGAAAAAGCGGCTGGAGTGGCGCGGTTTTACGGTCCGTATTATTGATCATAATCCGGGCGATACGACTGATTTTATGGCGGGAGATATATTTATCGGCGGTGGTGGCCAGGATGCCGGGCAAGAAATTATCCAGGACGATTTGCTGGCGCGAGCGGATGAGCTACGGCGCTTAGCGGAGAGCGGCGTGCCGATGTTGATGATCTGTGGTATGTATCAATTATTTGGCCGGGCGTTCACCACACATGATGGGCACGTGATTCGTGGTGCGGGGATTTTACCGCTAGAGACATACGCCAAGACAGAGCGACTGATCGGCAACATCACGCTCGAGAGCGAGGAATTCGGACAGATTGTCGGTTATGAAAATCATAGCGGCCAGACACTGCTCGACGACGAAGTGTTGCCGCTCGGGCGCGTGGTGCGGGGCGCTGGTAATGACGAGACTGGCCAAATCGAGGGCGCGAGGCTGCACAATATCGTGGCGACGTACCTGCACGGGCCGATCTTGCCAAAGAATCCACGACTTGCTGATTTTTTGATCACCGCGGCACTCACGCGAAAAGGCTATACCGATAAGCTCAGCACACTGCCCATCGACCGCACCGCAGAGCATGCGCAGCGGGTGGCGATGGAGCGAGGGCGGTAA
- a CDS encoding CPBP family intramembrane metalloprotease: MKFTVLVVGVVAMYIVMRILGNTHSDIGITRQRTIYSLKTVLPITIALIVAAGLFLLLEKPRFSPTEGIEFYVCYILISCPAQELLFRGILSRMLQELRLHRVLELGVAATLFGYVHIIYGDMLTVVIMSVVGLFWYRAYQRSSNIIGVTISHVVLGVMTIALGIID, translated from the coding sequence ATGAAGTTCACGGTACTCGTCGTCGGCGTAGTAGCGATGTACATAGTGATGCGAATACTCGGCAATACGCATAGTGACATCGGTATTACGCGGCAACGCACCATCTATTCACTCAAAACCGTGCTACCGATAACTATAGCTCTCATTGTCGCGGCCGGGTTGTTTCTACTCCTCGAAAAACCTCGATTCTCACCAACTGAAGGAATAGAATTTTATGTATGTTATATTCTCATCTCGTGCCCGGCGCAAGAACTGTTATTTCGCGGTATCCTCAGCCGTATGCTGCAAGAACTACGGCTACACCGGGTACTGGAGCTTGGCGTAGCAGCCACCCTTTTCGGTTATGTACATATCATCTACGGCGATATGCTCACCGTTGTTATCATGAGCGTCGTCGGCCTTTTCTGGTATCGGGCGTATCAGCGGTCATCGAATATCATCGGCGTAACGATAAGTCATGTGGTACTCGGGGTGATGACGATTGCTCTGGGGATTATCGATTAA
- a CDS encoding DUF1727 domain-containing protein, with translation MSRQILSTLIGKTVKQAARLRGGGSALPGLVIEKIDPSFIARTLAQIPHGVVVISGTNGKTTTTKIVVELLEAAGLKVFTNRTGSNFSRGVAAALLGEVDMRGRLDADIAVLELDEAWAVKFVQLVPPRYSLLLNVMRDQLDRFGEIDTAAGFLAKIAQATTDTVVLNRDDPRIYRLHQNTAANVAFFGTTDQLLKLMPTDDALKTGQAQANQTAPADVLLTDIDKQLATFHIDNAKHAVRMRLNGVYNLLNAAAALSLVRQIMGEKAELTTLLGALSDVAPAFGRGETIVIDGTPIELILVKNPSGFRLSLLSFADGTADTMIAINDNYADGRDVSWLWDVNVSRLEQVAVVSGVRAHDMALRLEYDDITPEIIEPDLAAALEKLLAHHPRRPKHIYCTYTAMLRLRKLLAIKTDVEAIR, from the coding sequence ATGTCACGACAGATTCTCAGCACACTCATCGGCAAAACCGTCAAACAAGCTGCTCGGCTGCGCGGTGGCGGCTCGGCGCTCCCGGGGCTGGTCATCGAAAAGATCGACCCGAGCTTTATCGCTCGTACCCTGGCGCAAATACCGCACGGCGTGGTAGTTATCAGCGGCACCAACGGCAAAACCACCACTACTAAGATTGTCGTTGAACTACTCGAGGCGGCCGGCCTCAAGGTTTTCACCAATCGCACAGGCAGTAATTTCTCGCGCGGCGTGGCGGCAGCACTGCTCGGCGAGGTGGACATGCGCGGGCGGCTGGATGCCGACATCGCGGTGCTGGAGCTTGACGAGGCCTGGGCAGTCAAGTTTGTTCAATTAGTGCCGCCGCGCTACAGCCTGCTACTCAACGTCATGCGCGATCAGCTGGATCGGTTTGGCGAGATCGACACGGCAGCTGGTTTCTTGGCAAAAATCGCGCAGGCAACCACCGATACCGTGGTGCTCAACCGCGACGACCCACGCATCTACCGCCTGCACCAAAATACGGCGGCAAACGTAGCGTTTTTTGGCACGACCGACCAGCTGTTGAAGCTGATGCCGACTGACGATGCGCTCAAGACCGGCCAGGCTCAGGCCAACCAGACAGCCCCGGCTGACGTGCTACTCACGGACATTGATAAGCAACTGGCAACCTTTCACATTGACAATGCCAAGCACGCGGTGCGAATGCGGCTGAATGGCGTGTATAATCTGTTGAACGCGGCGGCGGCGCTGAGTTTGGTACGACAAATTATGGGAGAGAAAGCCGAGTTAACGACACTACTAGGCGCCCTGTCAGACGTAGCGCCAGCATTTGGCCGAGGCGAGACCATCGTGATTGACGGCACGCCGATTGAACTGATTCTCGTGAAAAATCCGAGCGGCTTTCGGCTCAGCCTGCTGTCATTTGCCGACGGGACAGCCGATACGATGATTGCTATCAACGACAACTATGCCGACGGGCGCGACGTTAGTTGGCTGTGGGACGTGAACGTTTCGCGCCTCGAGCAGGTGGCGGTGGTCAGTGGTGTGCGCGCTCATGATATGGCACTGCGGCTGGAGTACGACGATATTACGCCAGAAATAATTGAGCCAGATTTGGCGGCGGCGCTGGAAAAATTACTGGCCCATCATCCACGCAGACCAAAACACATTTACTGCACCTACACGGCGATGCTGCGACTGCGCAAATTATTAGCAATCAAAACCGATGTGGAGGCCATCCGATGA
- a CDS encoding prepilin-type N-terminal cleavage/methylation domain-containing protein has protein sequence MISSNKTKGFTLVELLIVIVVIAILAAISIVAYNGVTNKARDSERLASARDIINAAAVYNSEKGHWPTIAELGSFNTIRLPDQVKSRLGTTAPSPTDKSKYLYELCGTAPNVTGAKVTYWKEAIDGHEAHEKIVSSGSGC, from the coding sequence ATGATTTCTTCAAACAAAACTAAAGGTTTCACATTGGTTGAGCTCTTGATCGTTATCGTGGTCATCGCTATCTTGGCTGCTATTTCGATTGTGGCGTACAATGGTGTGACAAATAAGGCTCGGGATAGCGAGAGGTTAGCCAGCGCGCGCGACATCATCAACGCTGCCGCTGTGTACAACTCGGAAAAAGGCCACTGGCCGACGATAGCAGAGCTGGGGTCGTTTAATACGATTAGGTTACCTGACCAGGTAAAAAGTCGCCTCGGAACTACCGCACCAAGTCCAACCGATAAAAGCAAGTATCTATACGAGTTGTGCGGAACTGCTCCAAACGTTACCGGAGCAAAAGTTACCTACTGGAAAGAAGCTATTGATGGACACGAAGCTCACGAGAAGATAGTCAGTAGCGGTAGCGGTTGTTAA
- a CDS encoding prepilin-type N-terminal cleavage/methylation domain-containing protein encodes MASTQQQTSLKHAGGFTVVELMITLIIAGIFLMSGYQLYGAVLARNTEARRTSEAANLGYGILRERGLYKTVSEVCGSGAVKTEHVTPPTTPTLPDPVRARVEYCKVPNSIAVIRVAVIITYGTPAQEVVHATYISG; translated from the coding sequence ATGGCAAGTACTCAACAGCAAACGTCTCTAAAGCATGCGGGCGGTTTCACCGTTGTCGAACTGATGATCACCTTGATTATCGCTGGGATCTTTTTGATGAGCGGCTACCAGCTGTACGGGGCGGTATTGGCACGTAATACCGAGGCTCGCCGCACCTCAGAAGCTGCCAATCTCGGCTACGGCATCCTACGTGAACGTGGCTTGTATAAAACAGTATCTGAGGTTTGTGGCAGCGGTGCGGTCAAGACTGAACACGTGACACCACCGACCACGCCAACATTGCCGGATCCAGTACGTGCTCGAGTCGAATATTGTAAAGTGCCAAATAGCATCGCGGTCATTCGTGTTGCGGTAATTATTACTTATGGAACGCCAGCGCAGGAGGTGGTGCATGCGACGTACATTTCGGGCTAA
- a CDS encoding serine hydroxymethyltransferase, with protein sequence MQDTQVADLIAAEIERQQLGIEMIPSENYVSTSVLKALGSVFTNKYSEGYPGRRYYGGQENTDQIEQLAIDRAKTLFRADHANVQPHSGAQANEAVYYAWCEPGDTILAMDLAHGGHLTHGAPVTRSAREYTFVRYGIKDVETGEIDYEEIRRLALKHRPKIILAGFSAYPRELDYARFAEIGREVGAMLMADMSHIAGLIVGDQANNPFDYGFHVITTTTHKTLRGPRGGLILSKGVVGNPLKRPEKTLENLPTLIDRAVFPGTQGGPHMHTIAAKAVAFGEALRPEFTEYARQIVKNATVLADELKRGGLKLVTGGTSNHLVLADVYGSFGIDGKTAQERLEASGITANANAIPNDTLPPFRPSGLRLGTPAVTTRGMTEAEIKQIAKWIITAITTEDPAEYANITRQTTSLAARFPLPYN encoded by the coding sequence ATGCAAGATACGCAGGTCGCCGATTTAATTGCGGCAGAAATAGAACGGCAGCAGCTGGGGATCGAAATGATCCCAAGCGAAAATTACGTTTCAACTAGTGTACTCAAGGCGCTGGGCAGCGTCTTTACCAACAAATATTCTGAGGGTTACCCCGGACGACGCTATTACGGCGGACAAGAAAACACCGACCAAATTGAGCAGCTGGCGATTGACCGCGCTAAAACGCTATTTAGAGCCGACCACGCCAATGTCCAGCCGCACTCCGGCGCCCAGGCTAATGAGGCGGTGTATTATGCATGGTGCGAGCCTGGCGATACTATCCTAGCGATGGATTTGGCGCATGGCGGCCACCTGACGCATGGCGCGCCAGTCACCCGCTCAGCCCGTGAGTATACCTTCGTCCGCTACGGTATCAAGGATGTCGAGACTGGTGAAATTGACTATGAAGAAATTCGCCGTTTGGCGCTGAAACATCGGCCAAAGATTATCTTGGCGGGATTTTCAGCTTATCCGAGAGAGCTGGATTACGCCAGGTTTGCCGAGATCGGGCGCGAGGTTGGCGCCATGCTAATGGCAGACATGAGCCATATCGCCGGACTGATCGTCGGCGATCAAGCCAACAACCCATTTGACTATGGCTTTCACGTTATCACCACTACCACACACAAAACCTTACGCGGCCCGCGCGGCGGCTTGATTTTGTCAAAAGGCGTGGTCGGCAACCCTTTGAAGCGGCCAGAAAAAACCTTAGAGAACTTACCGACACTAATCGACCGGGCAGTCTTCCCTGGTACTCAAGGCGGCCCGCACATGCACACCATTGCCGCCAAGGCAGTGGCCTTTGGCGAGGCACTCCGCCCAGAGTTCACAGAATACGCCAGGCAAATTGTAAAGAATGCGACCGTGCTGGCAGATGAGCTGAAACGCGGCGGTCTCAAGTTAGTAACAGGCGGCACCAGTAATCACTTAGTGCTAGCAGATGTTTATGGCAGCTTTGGTATTGACGGTAAAACCGCTCAGGAGCGACTGGAGGCCAGCGGCATCACCGCCAACGCCAATGCCATACCCAACGACACCCTGCCGCCATTTCGTCCAAGCGGCCTGCGCCTCGGTACGCCAGCGGTAACCACTCGTGGCATGACCGAGGCAGAAATTAAACAAATTGCCAAGTGGATCATTACGGCAATCACCACAGAAGACCCAGCAGAATACGCAAATATTACGCGACAAACCACTAGCCTTGCGGCGCGTTTTCCGTTACCATATAACTAA
- a CDS encoding prepilin-type N-terminal cleavage/methylation domain-containing protein: MISSNKTKGFTLVELLIVIVVIAILAAISIVAYNGVTNKARDDERATDARNIINAAAAYNSEKDKWPTDTEIKGFDTIKLSKNAKDNIGNTAPGPNDKGKYKYELCQDSNNNNTGAKVTYWKDIIEGSAQHEQVITTGSNC, translated from the coding sequence ATGATTTCTTCAAACAAAACTAAAGGTTTCACATTGGTTGAGCTCTTGATCGTTATCGTGGTCATCGCTATCTTGGCTGCTATTTCGATTGTGGCGTACAATGGTGTGACAAATAAGGCTCGGGATGATGAGCGTGCAACCGATGCGCGTAACATTATTAACGCAGCAGCTGCATATAATTCTGAAAAGGATAAGTGGCCAACGGATACCGAAATCAAGGGATTTGATACGATTAAGCTATCAAAGAATGCGAAGGATAATATAGGCAACACTGCCCCAGGTCCAAACGATAAGGGCAAGTACAAATACGAACTTTGTCAGGACTCAAACAATAACAACACCGGTGCTAAAGTTACCTACTGGAAAGATATTATCGAAGGAAGTGCTCAGCACGAGCAGGTGATTACTACTGGTAGCAACTGCTAG
- a CDS encoding NUDIX domain-containing protein, with protein MPVSVKAVISLNGQIPLLRNERNEWELPGGKLDLGESPTVCVQREVHEELNIDISVGMNVHNWVYTIFRIITFLWSHILRKRSRAQRRTLVMNIKSWRLFLRIGSMASTCPRDIRLPLVGLWSLVCSSKNSVCAPTCMRDVSVCVDEFVDAISLFEDEGADF; from the coding sequence TTGCCAGTTTCTGTTAAGGCTGTCATCTCCCTTAACGGTCAGATTCCGCTCTTGCGAAATGAGCGTAACGAATGGGAGCTGCCGGGAGGAAAATTAGATCTCGGGGAAAGTCCAACAGTGTGCGTACAACGTGAAGTTCATGAAGAACTGAACATTGATATATCAGTTGGGATGAATGTTCACAATTGGGTGTACACAATTTTCCGTATCATCACGTTTTTGTGGTCACATATTTTGCGAAAGCGGTCGAGAGCGCAACGCCGCACTTTAGTCATGAACATAAAGAGTTGGCGCTTGTTTCTCCGGATAGGGTCAATGGCCTCAACATGCCCGAGGGATATAAGGTTGCCATTGGTCGGGCTTTGGAGCTTGGTTTGTTCAAGCAAAAATAGTGTCTGCGCTCCAACGTGCATGAGGGACGTATCGGTCTGTGTGGATGAGTTCGTCGACGCGATCTCGCTCTTCGAGGACGAAGGTGCAGACTTTTAG
- a CDS encoding prepilin-type N-terminal cleavage/methylation domain-containing protein, with translation MKGRGFTLVELIIAIAVMAILLVLATLSFRNYQAAARDKEREADVLALQNYLESVYPREIRDSAGNVIKPAGGYPAYVSGASGAGKMTAAQFAAAFDELGGAAKTGPLDRERLISAINGTFGVNPITNISQLLAKKDDYENTKITNYPNGAYVYVASAKDGVCDEAGAACRRYTIFYHLETKEPGKWQVLNSKRL, from the coding sequence ATGAAGGGACGGGGGTTTACGCTAGTCGAGCTGATCATTGCTATTGCTGTCATGGCAATTCTACTGGTGCTCGCAACATTGAGTTTTCGTAATTATCAGGCGGCGGCACGCGATAAGGAGCGTGAGGCCGATGTGCTAGCCTTGCAGAACTATCTCGAGAGCGTCTATCCACGGGAAATTCGTGACAGTGCCGGTAACGTCATCAAGCCCGCTGGCGGCTATCCGGCGTACGTTTCTGGTGCTAGTGGCGCTGGCAAGATGACTGCGGCGCAGTTTGCAGCGGCGTTTGACGAACTGGGTGGTGCCGCCAAGACCGGCCCACTGGATCGAGAACGCCTCATTTCGGCGATTAACGGTACATTCGGTGTCAATCCAATAACTAACATTAGTCAACTGCTTGCCAAAAAAGACGATTACGAAAACACCAAGATCACTAACTATCCAAATGGTGCGTACGTCTACGTTGCCAGCGCTAAGGATGGTGTATGTGATGAGGCGGGCGCGGCCTGTCGACGCTATACGATTTTTTATCATTTAGAAACAAAGGAGCCGGGTAAATGGCAAGTACTCAACAGCAAACGTCTCTAA
- a CDS encoding AAA domain-containing protein: MADEGIGMNEVRPEFRYHSLRAQKARFTARFGAVWHVLVVLVAVALGLGGVWLLIKHGPIGWLMIGLVGPLVMLSVWWQGDLKTMAVSVRAETIDDVMAADVLGRLSQRPTPKEIALAVGQSRAGQFLGVRLGLTPNFLANIASDDPNNTPALWQSALRIWRDTNSPKVTGAVLAAAIVEQFPNHDALLANLKIDFRDVLGGIMWYERLKSLIEQFKQKPLHTGGIARDWSFGYTPLLSRFAQNLSLQVSGGTMISQLDAHQAALDQLMTIFGSNGRQNAALVGLDGAGKSTVVAAFAEMLIDGHKTVPSSLLYRQIFLLDASSLISAAAGRGELEGLVTQILNEAFLSKNVILCLDNAQLFFEEGVGSVDLSNLLLPILEAGRLRIILTMDSQRYLQISQRNAQLATALNTIVIEPSSPEETVRIMRDQLISLEHRHKVTYMYQAIAEAYRVGERYVQDVAMPGRALKVLEAAAHYASSGLVTAQSVDNAVEKTMGIKIAIASTDDEREKLLNLEDLIHQRMINQTRAVSVISDAIRRARAGVRNPDRPIGTFLFLGPTGVGKTELSKALADIYFGGEGNLIRLDLNEFVRAEDVARLIADGANDPMSLTAQVQKRPFSVVLLDEIEKAHPQVLTTLLQLLDEGILRDEKNRDISFRDCLVIATSNAGAERIREYIERGYQLEQFEQTFINELINANLFRPEFLNRFDEIVLFRPLGKEELLQVVDLILAGINRTLAPQKIQVAVEEAGKKILVDAGYDPRLGARPMRRVVQRAVENTVAKQLLAGSVAPGSTTIITAEQIRAVVGEAADGSSMVPPGPGVPPISLGQ; encoded by the coding sequence GTGGCAGATGAGGGTATTGGCATGAACGAGGTGCGGCCGGAGTTTCGCTATCACAGCCTGCGGGCGCAAAAGGCGCGGTTCACGGCGCGGTTTGGTGCGGTCTGGCATGTCTTGGTGGTGCTCGTTGCTGTTGCATTGGGTCTGGGCGGCGTTTGGCTATTGATCAAGCACGGGCCGATTGGCTGGTTGATGATTGGTCTGGTGGGGCCATTGGTGATGCTCAGTGTGTGGTGGCAGGGCGATCTCAAGACGATGGCGGTGAGTGTGCGAGCGGAGACGATTGATGATGTGATGGCAGCGGATGTGCTGGGCCGCCTGAGTCAGCGACCGACGCCAAAAGAGATCGCGCTGGCGGTTGGTCAGTCGCGGGCCGGGCAATTCCTCGGGGTGCGGTTGGGCCTCACACCGAACTTTTTAGCGAATATCGCCTCGGATGATCCCAATAATACGCCGGCCCTGTGGCAATCGGCGCTGCGGATTTGGCGTGACACCAACAGCCCAAAGGTAACGGGTGCGGTGCTGGCGGCGGCGATTGTTGAGCAATTTCCGAACCATGATGCCTTGCTCGCGAATTTGAAAATTGATTTTCGTGATGTATTGGGTGGTATTATGTGGTATGAGCGCCTCAAGTCATTGATCGAGCAGTTCAAGCAAAAGCCGCTTCACACCGGTGGTATCGCTCGCGACTGGTCGTTTGGTTATACGCCGCTATTGAGCCGGTTCGCCCAGAACCTCAGCCTGCAGGTATCGGGCGGGACGATGATTTCGCAGCTGGACGCTCATCAGGCGGCGCTGGATCAATTGATGACAATTTTTGGCTCGAACGGCCGGCAAAATGCAGCGCTGGTCGGGCTTGATGGAGCTGGCAAAAGTACGGTCGTGGCGGCGTTCGCCGAGATGCTCATTGATGGACATAAAACCGTGCCGTCGTCGCTGCTCTATCGGCAGATTTTCCTACTGGACGCCTCATCGCTGATTTCGGCGGCAGCCGGTCGGGGCGAGCTAGAAGGACTGGTGACGCAGATTCTCAACGAAGCATTTTTATCAAAGAATGTGATTCTGTGCCTCGATAATGCCCAGCTGTTTTTTGAAGAAGGCGTCGGTTCGGTTGATCTGAGTAATTTGCTACTGCCAATTTTGGAGGCGGGTAGGCTGCGGATTATCCTCACCATGGATAGCCAGCGCTACTTGCAAATTTCTCAGCGTAATGCCCAGCTGGCGACGGCGCTCAATACCATTGTCATCGAGCCATCGTCACCCGAGGAGACGGTGCGAATTATGCGTGATCAGCTGATCAGCCTCGAACATCGCCACAAAGTGACCTACATGTATCAAGCCATCGCTGAAGCCTACCGCGTCGGCGAGCGGTACGTCCAAGACGTGGCGATGCCGGGTCGGGCGCTCAAGGTGCTGGAGGCGGCAGCTCATTATGCGTCGTCCGGTCTCGTGACGGCCCAGTCGGTTGATAATGCAGTCGAAAAAACCATGGGTATCAAGATTGCGATCGCCTCGACTGACGACGAACGGGAAAAACTCTTGAACCTCGAAGACCTGATTCATCAGCGCATGATCAACCAAACGCGCGCCGTCAGCGTCATCTCTGATGCGATCCGGCGAGCGCGTGCCGGCGTGCGCAATCCTGATCGGCCGATTGGTACGTTTCTGTTCCTTGGCCCAACTGGTGTCGGTAAAACTGAGCTGTCCAAAGCGCTGGCGGATATCTACTTTGGTGGCGAGGGCAACCTAATCCGGCTGGATCTCAACGAGTTTGTGCGGGCCGAGGACGTGGCGCGCTTGATCGCTGATGGGGCGAATGATCCGATGAGCTTGACTGCCCAGGTGCAAAAGCGACCATTCTCGGTGGTGTTGCTCGATGAAATTGAAAAGGCCCACCCGCAGGTACTCACGACGCTTTTGCAGCTACTAGACGAGGGAATTTTACGCGACGAGAAAAACCGCGACATTAGTTTTCGTGATTGCCTAGTCATTGCGACGTCGAATGCTGGCGCTGAGCGGATTCGCGAATACATCGAGCGTGGCTACCAGCTGGAGCAGTTTGAGCAAACATTTATCAACGAGCTGATTAATGCCAATCTGTTTCGTCCGGAGTTTCTCAACCGGTTTGATGAGATTGTGCTATTTCGTCCCTTGGGCAAAGAAGAGCTGCTGCAGGTCGTTGATCTCATTTTGGCTGGTATCAATCGAACGCTGGCGCCACAAAAAATCCAAGTCGCTGTCGAAGAGGCGGGCAAAAAAATATTGGTTGACGCTGGCTATGACCCGCGCCTTGGCGCTCGTCCGATGCGCCGCGTGGTGCAGCGAGCTGTCGAGAATACCGTCGCCAAGCAGCTGCTCGCTGGCTCTGTCGCTCCGGGCTCAACGACGATTATCACGGCGGAGCAGATACGAGCGGTGGTCGGCGAGGCGGCCGACGGCAGTAGTATGGTGCCCCCAGGTCCGGGCGTGCCGCCGATATCACTCGGACAGTAG